The Neodiprion fabricii isolate iyNeoFabr1 chromosome 4, iyNeoFabr1.1, whole genome shotgun sequence genome window below encodes:
- the LOC124179709 gene encoding uncharacterized protein LOC124179709 isoform X9 yields the protein MLSPILRLLGVLGVLLVLDPSLPASGSVPDPAESEMIEVSEATTAIPKRTLPDRCLVGTEPGPCKYYIHKWTFNKARGKCRTFVYGGCLGNENRFDSEIECLHYCVGGPDHTLPPYMVTKGSIFITTSTSTTAAPSPTTNKIPPPTFSPPKPTKPPVPKHKRGKELTFMESGHEKTFMFAQNNTFIQIDGSGIKTFQLRLCREISFKFRTKLPHGLLVYHSVKDRPDSLDPYALYVIVEKGQLKVVHVFGKKSTSLTVGEGLNRDEWHSVLVRIDVHGAKLIARVDETQEETNLEVLEAEVNYGVSEELASVVLIGGLSSEEKLHGVKYIIESFVGCIRDMVLSSGKSASDLLPIRPLIATKHENVKEGCVDKCRTRENLCFVGSQCVNHYNSLTCDCFGTKYEGERCDVYTATILTLRGSSFVSFRVYDWKDRVHSSVNRISLAFKTRWDDSALFYASGEIEGTAHYVAASIKNRSVNIELDFGHDSKIQTVMGDDVTSNHWNNLTIYHNGPLVFVSLNDESKVLEVPGENYNMIIDPEIYIGGGPELHKKKGLVSHNNFAGSFKYVFFNDKSIIYELKRSNPMVHYIGILEPEYYEADVEVIPITYPFAGSHIWWPNIESNSLKLNFDFKSSKPLAVLASSDTKNIDGIGYWEVRLVNDEIRFELVPDVKNNVTHITSVHFPPHNTSWHAVELNYTKGELSLQVDYRNKKSKLFAMAFELGDRVIIGSGKTNMGLVGCMREIRVNDHRIEPRHVVNTERVVGEVALDNCQFVDPCKRPNRCEHGGKCSVEVDRITCDCKETGYRGTNCHFAEYRKTCEELALLGYTKDDVYRIDIDGNGRFPPALVKCEFQSIEDSTKTIVEHNLPSQVDVRSIDQKEDFSYSIKYREFTAEMLQELISHSLYCSQYLKYDCYKAPVELHSATWFRGSKGVTVDYIGNVSRGSCPCGMNRTCVNPKLSCNCDVSAGKWLSDEGYYETPESLGITELVFLQQSDLDVDARGRITLGPLECVETNTQKYVVTFTTSQSYIEVPGWRKGDIAFSFRTTGEKAILLYQPPIRSNYPSFMVALTSDYLLTFNFTLNTGQCREIEVKSRRKLNNGEWQKIWIDYNDYHVRFMINTDSEMVDLLSEEEFGPFEGSMFIGGATAEHLKTSSVRQGLIGCFRGLVVNGEILDIHSYMSVHLSEIIKDCKPSCQPNKCQNGARCVELWSNFECVCKNKWAHLGTYCETNINNAALTFTSPEALVKKNYIGNEDDEEKLLLKGMFLENILINIRTYDANSLILYANDHLNNFLHLYISNGTSIVYLFNSGNEIRNVTVDYPGASTGDSVQIAIIRTEKNTTVHVNEANVTLDAVPILLNSYSNKPWINPEKEVLAPQRPPAPPTSYFQVNLGGFDPDNLLRVGKKGEAIQGYVGCLRGLRIGEYLVPLPQLASEAYQEGSKGLIANCHMKCDAAPCKNLGICTEDFRRQESSCNCEHTSYFGENCAEEKGAEFSGESVVQREFDLDGEVNQVKIQLAFSSNDLRQRTMALLLLQTENKRSYYLLVALTSEGHLIFEEDREGSAYAVRINDRNFLNGARHSVYYERNNNTTTLLIDREAVPLSNPVLSFAADNESNLDNPGGANEIQLGGLNTTDPRFTAYKGYTGCLSNVVVSINGGAVMKPLEEYMLFTKTGSDTVRATMPAGVRSAQCAAFHVQPRGLEPPRNDSVGRDKAWVEEPPDRVVYKSQRSDETKKEQGAGTYVFIALCIILAAAVMGCIYGVCRSAHKDRQNRARDAEDIATNSQSRWQGDSYDVPAVPPTSTAVKTVGFKTVETEDEKKLNGTHHAKPLATKDYKTIPNVDTKIDLLHDKKTHFKADEEHEKKELLGVNTALVFKSPKPNPFSMEDLREEPELEECEEEQEEEDNEEISSTASNSTDRSRNSVPDDDILVRPAPSLVEDEN from the exons ATGTTGTCGCCCATATTGAGGCTCCTAGGCGTCCTGGGGGTCCTCCTAGTCCTCGACCCTTCGTTGCCCGCTTCCGGAAGCGTGCCTGACCCTGCGGAGTCCGAAATGATCGAGGTGAGCGAGGCCACAACTGCGATCCCAAAGCGGACACTCCCAGACCGCTGTCTCGTCGGCACGGAGCCCGGGCCCTGCAAGTACTACATTCACAAATGGACCTTCAACAAGGCCAGGGGGAAGTGCAGGACCTTCGTGTACGGCGGTTGTCTCGGCAACGAGAACAGATTCGACTCGGAAATCGAATGTCTTCACTACTGCGTCGGTGGTCCGGATC ACACTCTGCCACCCTACATGGTCACGAAGGGCAGCATCTTCATCACCACCAGCACTTCGACCACCGCCGCGCCGTCGCCGACTACCAATAAAATCCCACCGCCAACTTTCTCACCGCCGAAACCCACAAAGCCACCTGTTCCGAAGCACAAGAGAGGAAAG GAACTTACCTTCATGGAATCTGGTCACGAGAAGACGTTCATGTTCGCCCAGAACAACACATTCATTCAGATCGATGGAAGCGGTATCAAAACTTTTCAGCTAAG GCTGTGTCGTGAGATatcgttcaaatttcgaacgaaaTTACCCCACGGCCTACTAGTCTATCACAGTGTCAAGGATCGGCCGGATAGTCTGGATCCTTACGCGTTATACGTGATTGTTGAAAAGGGCCAGCTCAAGGTAGTCCATGTGTTTGGAAAGAAATCGACCAGCCTTACCGTTGGCGAAGGTCTCAACAGAGACGAGTGGCACAGTGTGTTAGTAAGGATCGATGTTCACGGGGCTAAACTCATCGCCAGAGTCGATGAGACGCAAGAGGAAACGAACCTCGAGGTCCTCGAAGCCGAAGTCAATTACGGAGTCTCCGAAGAGTTGGCTTCCGTCGTACTGATTGGAG GTTTGAGCTCGGAGGAAAAGCTTCACGGTGTGAAATATATAATTGAATCGTTCGTTGGGTGCATCAGAGACATGGTATTGAGTTCCGGCAAATCGGCGAGCGATTTGCTGCCCATAAGACCTCTGATCGCCACAAAACATGAGAACGTCAAGGAGGGTTGTGTGGACAA GTGCAGAACACGGGAGAATCTCTGCTTCGTTGGTAGTCAGTGTGTAAATCACTATAACAGCTTGACTTGCGACTGTTTCGGGACGAAATACGAAGGGGAAAGATGCGACGTTTACA ctGCGACCATTCTCACACTGAGAGGCTCgtctttcgtttcttttcgaGTATATGATTGGAAGGATCGGGTGCATTCCTCCGTGAATAGGATTAGTCTCGCGTTCAAG ACCAGATGGGACGACTCGGCGTTGTTTTACGCGTCCGGAGAGATTGAGGGAACCGCTCATTACGTCGCGGCATCGATAAAGAACCGATCAGTCAACATCGAGCTGGATTTCGGCCACGATTCAAAGATACAAACAGTGATGGGCGACGACGTGACGTCGAACCACTGGAACAATTTGACCATATACCACAACGGACCTTTGGTATTTGTAAGTCTTAACGACGAGTCGAAGGTGCTTGAAGTGCCCGGAGAGAATTACAACATGATCATTGATCCCGAAATTTACATCGGAGGCGGACCTGAGCTCCACAAAAAAAAGGGACTCGTTTCTCACAATAACTTTGCAG GCTCGTTCAAGTACGTTTTCTTCAACGACAAGTCCATCATATACGAACTGAAACGGTCGAATCCGATGGTCCATTACATCGGGATATTGGAACCCGAGTATTATGAGGCTGACGTCGAGGTGATACCGATAACATATCCTTTCGCTGGAAGTCACATTTGGTGGCCGAATATTGAGTCTAACTCCTTGAAgttgaatttcgatttcaaaaGCTCGAAGCCTCTGGCCGTCCTGGCGTCTAGTGATACCAAGAACATCGACGGAATTGGCTACTGGGAG GTTCGTTTGGTGAACGATGAAATTCGTTTTGAGCTCGTTCCAgacgtgaaaaataatgtcaCCCACATAACGTCGGTACATTTTCCACCTCATAATACATCTTGGCATGCCGTTGAACTGAATTACACCAAAGGAGAATTGAGTTTACAAGTTGATTACAGAAACAAAAAGAGCAAACTTTTTGCCATGGCATTTGAACTTGGTGACAGGGTTATTATCGGCAGTGGTAAAACTAACATGG GGTTGGTCGGTTGCATGAGGGAAATCAGAGTGAACGATCATCGGATAGAACCAAGGCACGTTGTCAACACTGAGAGAGTCGTTGGTGAGGTTGCGTTGGATAATTGTCAGTTCGTAGATCCATGCAAGAGGCCGAACAGGTGCGAACACGGTGGCAAATGTTCCGTAGAAGTGGACAGAATCACTTGCGACTGCAAAGAGACCGGTTACAGAGGGACAAACTGCCATTTTG CCGAGTATCGAAAAACTTGCGAGGAATTAGCCCTTCTGGGATACACCAAGGACGATGTGTACCGAATCGACATCGACGGAAACGGTCGATTTCCCCCGGCGCTTGTGAAGTGCGAATTTCAGTCCATCGAAGACTCGACGAAGACCATCGTCGAGCATAATCTTCCCTCTCAAGTGGACGTCAGGTCTATTGACCAAAAGGAAGACTTCTCGTACAGCATTAAGTACCGGGAATTCACAGCCGAAATGCTACAGGAGTTGATATCTCACTCGTTGTACTGCAGTCAATATCTCAAATACGATTGTTACAAGGCGCCCGTTGAACTGCACAGTGCTACTTGGTTTCGGGGGTCCAAAGGCGTCACTGTCGACTACATTGGCAATGTTAGTCGCGGCTCTTGTCCTTGCGGAA TGAACAGAACATGTGTTAATCCCAAACTCAGTTGCAATTGTGACGTTTCTGCCGGTAAATGGCTTTCCGATGAAGGTTACTACGAGACTCCTGAATCGTTGGGAATTACAGAATTGGTGTTTCTCCAGCAAAGTGACTTGGACGTTGATGCTCGGGGTAGAATTACTCTGGGACCTTTGGAGTGCGTCGAAACAA ACACACAGAAGTATGTCGTTACCTTCACAACGTCGCAGTCTTACATCGAAGTACCAGGTTGGCGGAAAGGTGACATAGCCTTCAGTTTTCGAACGACAGGCGAAAAGGCAATCTTGCTCTATCAGCCACCGATAAGGAGCAACTATCCGTCGTTCATGGTCGCTTTGACATCGGACTATCTATTGACATTCAATTTCACATTGAATACTGGACAGTGCCGTGAAATCGAGGTTAAAAGCCGGAGAAAACTCAACAATGGAGAATGGCAAAAGATTTGGATTGATTATAACGACTATCATGTCAGGTTTATGATCAACACCGATTCTGAAATGGTCGATTTACTGTCCGAGGAGGAGTTTGGACCTTTTGAAGGGTCCATGTTTATCGGTGGTGCGACCGC AGAACACCTCAAAACCTCTTCCGTACGACAGGGGCTTATCGGATGCTTTCGAGGTTTGGTTGtaaatggtgaaattttagACATACACAGCTACATGTCCGTTCATCTTTCCGAAATAATTAAGGATTGCAAGCCTTCCTGTCAACCGAACAAATGTCAAAATGGTGCCAGATGCGTTGAACTTTGGAGCAACTTTGAATGCGTTTGCAAAAACAAATGGGCACACCTGGGAACCTATTGCGAAACGA ATATAAATAACGCTGCACTGACGTTCACGTCACCGGAGGCTttggtgaagaaaaattatatcggTAACGAAGATGACGAGGAGAAACTTCTGCTAAAGGGAATGTTTCTGGAAAATATATTGATCAACATTAGGACGTACGATGCGAATTCTTTAATTCTGTATGCGAATGATCATTTGAACAATTTCTTGCACCTTTACATTTCGAACGGGACCAGTATCGTATACCTTTTCAATTCTGGTAATGAAATAAGAAACGTTACCGTCGATTATCCAG GTGCTAGTACCGGCGATTCGGTGCAAATAGCCATTATCAGAACCGAAAAGAACACGACTGTTCATGTTAATGAAGCCAACGTCACTCTCGACGCGGTTCCAATTTTACTGAACTCGTACTCCAACAAGCCTTGGATAAATCCTGAGAAAGAGGTTCTCGCGCCCCAAAGACCGCCGGCTCCACCGACCAGCTATTTTCAG GTGAACCTCGGCGGTTTTGATCCTGACAACTTACTCAGAGTTGGTAAAAAAGGTGAGGCGATCCAGGGATATGTTGGCTGTCTCCGGGGTCTGAGGATCGGCGAGTATTTGGTCCCCTTGCCTCAATTGGCGAGCGAGGCTTACCAAGAAGGTAGCAAAGGCTTAATAGCGAATTGTCACATGAAATGCGACGCTGCACCCTGCAAGAATCTCGGTATATGCACGGAGGATTTCAGGAGACAGGAGTCGTCTTGTAATTGTGAGCACACCTCGTATTTTGGGGAGAATTGTGCCGAAG aaaagGGTGCCGAATTCAGCGGTGAAAGCGTTGTTCAGAGGGAGTTTGACCTGGATGGCGAAGTGAATCAGGTAAAAATACAATTGGCGTTCTCCAGCAATGATTTGAGGCAAAGAACTATGGCACTGTTGCTTCTGCAGACTGAAAACAA AAGAAGCTACTATTTACTCGTTGCTTTAACATCCGAGGGTCATCTGATATTCGAAGAGGACAGAGAAGGTTCTGCCTACGCTGTTCGCATCAACGACAGAAACTTTTTGAATGGCGCAAGGCACAGTGTTTACTACGAGAGAAATAATAACACGACAACGCTGCTG ATCGACAGGGAGGCGGTTCCGTTATCAAATCCAGTTTTGAGTTTCGCCGCGGACAATGAGTCAAATCTGGATAATCCTGGAGGAGCGAATGAAATACAATTGGGCGGTTTGAACACCACAGATCCCAGATTCACCGCTTACAAGGGATACACCGGTTGTCTTAGCA ATGTCGTTGTGTCGATAAATGGTGGCGCTGTTATGAAACCACTCGAGGAATACATGCTGTTCACCAAAACTGGTAGCGATACTGTCAGGGCCACAATGCCAGCTGGTGTTCGAAGCGCTCAGTGCGCCGCTTTTCACGTACAACCCAGAGGTCTCGAACCCCCAAGGAACGATAGCGTG GGTCGAGATAAGGCTTGGGTCGAGGAACCTCCGGATCGCGTTGTTTACAAATCCCAGCGCTCCGACGAAACGAAGAAGGAACAGGGCGCAGGGACTTACGTCTTTATTGCGCTGTGCATTATCCTCGCTGCTGCGGTGATGGGCTGTATTTATGGGGTTTGTAGAAGTGCCCATAAAGACAGACAGAACAGAGCCAGAGACGCCGAGGATATTGCAACTAATTCGCAATCAAGGTGGCAAGGCGATTCCTATGATGTTCCGGCCGTCCCTCCCACCTCGACAGCCGTAAAAACCGTCGGTTTTAAGACCGTCGAAACGgaggatgagaaaaaattgaacggtACACATCACGCCAAGCCATTGGCAACAAAGGATTATAAAACCATACCAAATGTCGATACGAAAATCGACTTGTTGCACGACAAGAAAACGCATTTCAAAG cagatgAGGAACACGAAAAGAAAGAACTGCTCGGGGTAAATACCGCCCTGGTCTTTAAATCTCCGAAACCAAATCCATTC TCGATGGAAGATCTCAGGGAGGAACCGGAACTCGAAGAATGCGAAGAGGAACAAGAAGAGGAAGACAACGAAGAGATCAGCAGCACCGCCAGCAACAGTACCGATAGAAGCAGAAACAGCGTTCCAGATGATGATATTCTAGTGCGACCAGCACCG